The following coding sequences lie in one Candidatus Methanomethylicota archaeon genomic window:
- a CDS encoding GDP-mannose 4,6-dehydratase yields the protein MSFLVTGAAGFIGSHLCDFLLSMGFRVIGLDNLSTGCLSNLSNSLGYSSFRFIRGDILTPEGWVGDVGLVDGVYHFAANPEVRQSTIDPLNHYKCNVEGTLNVLEFCRKFKVKHFVFASSSTVYGDPEVIPTPESHPIKPISIYGATKAMCEFLCQAYSKLYGFKCLILRYANIVGPRLKHGVIYDFMEKLRRDKSKLEILGDGTQVKSYLYITDALNATFKAYEKLVEEDYPFEIYNVGSMDQLTVKEIADIVVSRMGLSGVMYVYKPVTADGRGWPGDVKVMLLDTSKLTFKTGWKPIYDSRRSVEETVKSILLSQ from the coding sequence TTGAGTTTCCTAGTGACTGGGGCTGCTGGGTTTATTGGTAGTCACCTATGTGATTTCCTACTTTCAATGGGGTTTAGGGTTATTGGATTGGATAACCTCTCAACTGGATGCCTCTCCAACCTCTCCAATTCCCTTGGGTATAGTTCGTTTAGGTTTATTAGGGGGGATATATTAACCCCTGAGGGGTGGGTTGGGGATGTTGGCCTTGTTGATGGGGTATATCATTTTGCAGCTAACCCTGAAGTTAGGCAATCCACCATTGACCCCCTAAACCATTATAAATGTAATGTTGAGGGGACATTGAATGTTTTGGAGTTTTGTAGGAAGTTTAAGGTTAAACATTTTGTTTTCGCTTCAAGTAGCACTGTTTATGGGGATCCTGAAGTTATACCTACACCTGAAAGTCATCCAATTAAGCCCATAAGTATTTATGGAGCTACAAAAGCCATGTGTGAATTCCTTTGCCAAGCATACTCCAAGCTTTATGGTTTTAAATGCTTAATCCTAAGGTATGCAAATATTGTTGGGCCAAGGCTTAAACATGGAGTCATATATGATTTCATGGAGAAGCTTAGGAGGGATAAGTCTAAGCTTGAAATTCTTGGTGATGGAACTCAAGTGAAAAGCTACCTATACATTACTGATGCATTGAATGCCACATTTAAGGCTTATGAGAAGCTTGTTGAAGAGGATTATCCATTCGAAATTTATAATGTTGGGTCCATGGATCAATTGACGGTTAAGGAGATTGCCGACATTGTGGTTTCAAGGATGGGTTTGAGTGGCGTGATGTACGTGTATAAGCCAGTAACAGCTGATGGTAGGGGTTGGCCTGGGGATGTTAAAGTAATGCTATTGGATACATCGAAATTGACTTTTAAGACTGGTTGGAAGCCAATCTATGATAGTAGGAGGTCCGTGGAGGAGACTGTGAAGAGCATCCTATTAAGCCAATAA
- a CDS encoding uracil-DNA glycosylase, whose translation MEKIALEIKACKKCPLHANRVNAVPGEGDYRCGIIFIGEAPGANEDLQGRPFVGAAGKLLDELMESVGVSRGMIYITNVVKCRPPGNRQPTDEEVEVCTSLYLNRQIATINPKLIVCLGNISSKYIFNKYGLKFKSMNEAHGRIHRIISLHGEIKIIATYHPAAILRNPKIMEEAKRDWKTIGEEVKRICQQK comes from the coding sequence TTGGAGAAGATAGCTTTGGAAATTAAAGCTTGCAAGAAGTGTCCACTACATGCCAATAGAGTTAATGCAGTTCCAGGGGAGGGGGATTATAGATGTGGAATCATATTTATAGGTGAAGCTCCAGGAGCCAATGAAGACTTACAGGGGAGACCATTCGTTGGAGCTGCAGGGAAACTTCTAGACGAGTTAATGGAGAGTGTGGGTGTATCTAGGGGGATGATTTACATAACCAACGTTGTCAAATGTAGGCCGCCAGGAAATAGGCAGCCAACAGATGAAGAGGTGGAGGTATGCACATCACTATACCTCAATAGGCAGATTGCAACAATAAATCCTAAGCTAATAGTATGCCTAGGAAACATATCATCAAAATACATATTCAACAAGTATGGATTGAAATTCAAAAGCATGAATGAAGCTCATGGGAGAATACATAGAATCATAAGTCTACATGGAGAAATAAAGATCATAGCAACATACCATCCAGCAGCAATACTGAGAAACCCAAAAATCATGGAGGAAGCCAAAAGGGATTGGAAGACAATTGGAGAAGAGGTAAAAAGAATATGCCAACAGAAATGA